A part of Chanos chanos chromosome 9, fChaCha1.1, whole genome shotgun sequence genomic DNA contains:
- the usp5 gene encoding ubiquitin carboxyl-terminal hydrolase 5 isoform X1, which translates to MAEVSEILMSVLSTIRVPRPGDRVHKDECALSFATPESEGGLYVCMNSFLGFGSKYVERHHLRTGQRAYLHITRTRKTQKEDENNSGSGDPPKKKPTRLAIGIEGGFDVEREQYEEEVKVVLFPDRQEVTKEDLATMPDVVRDRVMLSINGLMAADSVSHTLQVQQWDGEVRQESKHAADLKQLDNGIKIPPSGWRCEVCDLQENLWMNLTDGKVLCGRRYFDGSGGNNHALEHFQQTGYPLAVKLGTITPDGADVYSYEEDDMVLDPKLPEHLTHFGIDMMTMEKTERTMTELEIAVNQRVGEWEVIQESGTALKPLWGPGLTGMKNLGNSCYLNSVVQVLFTIPDFQDKYVSNIDKILDEAPSDPTQDFKTQVAKLGHGLLSGEYSTDPGDDPSAEHRDDQVGIAPRMFKNLVGRGHPEFSTNRQQDAQEFLLHFINMVERNCRSGLNPSEAFRFLVEERIVCQQSQKAKYTQRVDYIVQLPVPMDQATNTEELQEAERRREEAEAAGTPPPPIPRAKIPFAACLAALSEPETLTDFWSSAVQTKTTATKTTRFASFPDHLVIQIKKFTFGLDWVPKKLDVSIDVPDTLDLSALRATGQQPGEELLPEVAPPPLMTPDVEVKGILGSHGNEEDDSLYSPLLSPVLDDSTVIQLCEMGFPLEACRKAVYYTGNTGIDAAMSWVMGHMEDPDFAAPLVLPGSSSAPGTTPTESVSEEHLATIVSMGFSRDQATRALRATSNVLERAVDWIFSHLDDLESMDVSEGGRSEGASEGSRDPPPGPRVRDGPGKYELFAFISHMGTSTMCGHYVCHIKKDQQWVIFNDQKVCASEKPPKDLGYLYFYRRVAE; encoded by the exons ATGGCTGAAGTTAGTGAGATATTGATGTCGGTTCTGTCCACGATTCGGGTTCCGAGGCCCGGAGACCGCGTCCATAAAGACGAATGCGCGCTGTCATTCGCTACCCCG gagAGCGAGGgcggtttgtatgtgtgtatgaacagtTTTCTGGGCTTTGGAAGTAAGTATGTGGAGAGACACCATCTAAGAACCGGACAGAGGGCGTATCTGCACATCACCCGAACCCGCAAAACTCAG AAAGAAGATGAGAACAACTCAGGGTCAGGTGACCCTCCCAAGAAGAAGCCCACCAGATTGGCCATAG ggataGAGGGAGGTTTTGATGTGGAGCGGGAGCAGTatgaggaggaggtgaaagTTGTCCTCTtcccagacagacaggaagtgacAAAAGAGGACTTGGCCACCATGCCGGAcgttgtgagagacaga GTGATGCTGTCGATCAACGGGCTGATGGCGGCAGACTCAGTGTCTCACACCCTGCAGGTGCAGCAGTGGGACGGGGAGGTGAGACAGGAGTCCAAACATGCGGCAGACCTCAAACAGCTGGATAACGGCATCAAAATACCACCCAG tgggtggagatgtgaagtgtgtgacCTGCAGGAGAACCTGTGGATGAACCTGACGGATGGGAAGGTTTTGTGTGGGCGGAGGTATTTTGACGGCTCTGGGGGAAATAACCACGCCCTGGAGCACTTCCAGCAGACTGGATATCCACTGGCTGTCAAACTGGGAACCATTACACCTGATGGAGCAG ACGTGTACTCTTATGAGGAAGATGACATGGTGTTGGACCCTAAGCTGCCAGAACACCTCACCCACTTTGGTATCGACATGATGACGATGGAAAAG ACGGAGCGGACGATGACGGAGCTGGAGATAGCGGTGAACCAGCGTGTCGGGGAGTGGGAGGTGATCCAGGAGTCCGGCACGGCACTCAAGCCCCTGTGGGGTCCGGGACTGACGGGCATGAAGAACCTGGGAAACAGCTGCTACCTCAACTCTGTCGTCCAAGTGCTCTTCACCATCCCAGACTTCCAGGACAA GTACGTCTCAAATATCGACAAGATCCTCGACGAGGCCCCCAGCGACCCCACACAGGACTTTAAAACTCAAGT agccaaACTGGGTCATGGTTTACTCTCTGGTGAATATTCCACTGACCCTGGTGATGACCCCAGTGCAGAACACAGG GATGACCAGGTTGGCATAGCGCCGCGCATGTTCAAAAACCTGGTTGGGCGGGGCCACCCTGAGTTCTCCACCAATCGGCAGCAAGATGCCCAAGAGTTCCTACTGCACTTTATCAATATGGTGGAG agaaactGCCGGTCAGGACTGAATCCGTCGGAGGCGTTCCGTTTCCTGGTGGAGGAGAGAATCGTCTGTCAGCAGTCACAGAAGGCCAAATACACCCAGAGAGTGGACTACATTGTCCAGCTGCCTGTGCCCATGGACCAGGCCACAAACACAG AGGAGCTCCAGGAGGCGGAGCGTCGGCGTGAGGAGGCGGAGGCTGCGGGAACCCCGCCCCCTCCCATTCCTCGTGCTAAAATCCCATTCGCTGCCTGTTTGGCAGCTCTCAGTGAAccagagacactgacagactTTTGGAGCTCCGCAGTCCAAACCAAAACCACTGCCACCAA gacgACCCGGTTTGCCTCCTTCCCTGACCACCTGGTCATTCAGATTAAGAAGTTTACCTTTGGCCTCGACTGGGTCCCCAAAAAACTGG ATGTGAGCATAGATGTTCCTGACACGTTGGATCTGAGCGCGCTCCGCGCCACTGGACAGCAGCCAGGGGAGGAGCTTCTGCCCGAGGTGGCCCCGCCCCCTCTCATGACCCCCGACGTGGAGGTCAAAGGTATCCTGGGTTCCCACGGCAACGAGGAGGACGACTCTCTCTACTCCCCACtgctgt cccctgTGCTGGATGACTCTACGGTGATCCAGCTCTGTGAGATGGGTTTCCCACTGGAGGCCTGCAGGAAGGCTGTGTACTATACTGGGAACACTGGAATCGATGCTGCCATGAGCTGGGTGATGGGACACATGGAAGACCCAG ATTTCGCCGCCCCCTTGGTGTTGCCAGGCAGCAGCTCCGCCCCGGGGACAACGCCCACGGAAAGCGTATCAGAGGAGCACCTGGCAACCATCGTTTCTATGGGCTTCAGTCGAGACCAGGCCACACGCGCCCTCCGTGCCACG agtaaCGTGCTGGAGCGGGCAGTGGATTGGATCTTTTCTCATCTGGATGATTTGGAGTCCATGGACGTGTCTGAGGGGGGGCGTTCTGAGGGGGCCAGTGAGGGGAGTCGGGACCCACCACCCGGACCCCGCGTCAGAGACGGGCCTGGGA agTATGAGTTGTTTGCCTTTATCAGTCACATGGGCACGAGTACAATGTGTGGACACTACGTCTGTCACATCAAAAAGGACCAACA GTGGGTAAT
- the p3h3 gene encoding prolyl 3-hydroxylase 3 — protein sequence MALHSKNSAVYVALTAGLFLCLGSLSPAVCRTPASLSGLLPPYDQLYYLGVRAYFNEEWEEAAELFENSISTRAALRRARRKCNDECLSAGVDKVSNLDTETGSMWDLSMLDWVQRRAECIRFCLGLSVSRTGQLPVSADIDYEFGTRNPYNFLQIVYYKLRKLQKAASAAQTFFVANPSHLEMRNNIEKYRRMGGVREDAFQDRERELEKHWEVYDSALLAESASDWLRAVERWKECVNETLRQTEECRAQCVVASQGLPEDSEQLRGVYERAAALSLSLLSCKQSCISLVSTRPGRVSPQEDFLPTQLEHLHIAQFKAGDLKGAVQTLRSLLLFYPSDPDNLSNLQLYSDSLEGDSEAQSVGPAQAISEYVNRSLLEKKLLYYGVANLDYNFTDPDLWTPEEVIPESLRGTWREERQKVLEKLKEGEKVVEVDDSGFYAGGPVPLVGVTITMDDKILNGTNRVVLDGVLTQPECDNILKLASTAASLGDGYRGRRSPHTPHEKFEGLTVLRALKLAQEGLVNQSDARLLHGIGERVRTLVQSYFRSHSPLYFSYTHLVCRSAIKGHQEGRLDLSHPVHVDNCILEPETRQCWREPPAFTHRDLSAVLYLNEDFEGGDFFFTDRDAKTVTAKVRPGCGRLVGFSSGPVNPHGVTAVTAGRRCALALWFTTEKLHRDREREQAESLWEADGQSVVKKEQKDGERTGAPARSGRSQGAQGRSKERERVRSGRDEL from the exons ATGGCGCTGCACTCCAAAAACAGCGCTGTATACGTGGCGCTCACTGCGGGTTTGTTCCTTTGCCTGGGAAGCCTTTCCCCGGCCGTCTGCCGAACTCCTGCCAGCCTGTCCGGGCTGTTACCTCCTTATGACCAGCTCTATTACTTGGGAGTGCGGGCTTATTTTAACGAGGAATGGGAGGAAGCAGCGGAACTTTTTGAGAACTCTATTTCTACTCGCGCGGCGCTTCGGCGCGCCAGGAGAAAATGCAACGACGAGTGTCTATCAGCGGGAGTCGACAAAGTGTCTAATCTAG acacagagaccggCAGTATGTGGGACCTATCGATGCTGGACTGGGTTCAGCGTCGGGCTGAGTGTATCCGGTTCTGTTTGGGTCTGTCAGTGTCCCGGACAGGACAgctccctgtgtctgcagacATTGACTATGAGTTTGGCACCAGAAACCCTTACAACTTCCTACAGATTGTCTATTACAAG ttgaGGAAGCTGCAGAAGGCTGCATCGGCTGCGCAGACGTTTTTCGTCGCCAACCCCAGTCACCTGGAGATGAGGAACAACATAGAGAAGTACAGACGCATGGGCGGAGTGAGAGAGGACGCCttccaggacagagagagagaactggagaagcACTgg GAGGTGTATGACTCCGCCCTGCTGGCGGAGAGCGCGTCTGATTGGCTGCGCGCCGTGGAGAGGTGGaaggagtgtgtgaatgagacgCTGAGGCAAACGGAGGAGTGCAGGGCTCAGTGTGTGGTCGCATCACAGGGTCTGCCCGAGGACTCCGAGCAGCTCCGCGGAGTCTACGAGAGAGCagcag cgctctctctctctctcctgtcttgtAAGCAGTCCTGCATCTCCCTGGTTTCAACGCGACCCGGAAGGGTTTCTCCTCAAGAGGATTTCCTGCCCACACAACTGGAACATTTACACATCGCACagttcaaag CTGGTGACCTGAAGGGGGCAGTGCAGACACTGCGATCTCTGCTGTTGTTCTACCCCTCAGATCCAGACAACCTGAGTAACCTGCAGCTCTACTCTGATTCACTAGAGGGCGACAGTGAGGCCCAGTCTGTAGGGCCTGCTCAG GCGATCTCTGAGTACGTGAACAGATCTCTCCTGGAGAAAAAGCTGCTGTACTACGGTGTGGCAAATCTGGACTACAACTTCACCGATCCA GACCTGTGGACTCCAGAGGAGGTCATACCCGAGTCTCTGAGAGGAAcatggag agaagagagacagaaggtgcttgagaaactgaaggagggagagaaggtggtggaggtggatgaCAGTGGATTCTATGCAG gtgGGCCAGTGCCTCTGGTAGGTGTGACGATCACTATGGATGACAAGATTCTGAACGGGACCAATCGGGTGGTTCTGGATGGAGTTCTGACCCAGCCTGAGTGTGACAACATACTGAAGCTGGCgtca ACTGCGGCGTCATTAGGAGACGGTTACCGTGGGCGACgctctcctcacacacctcaTGAGAAGTTTGAAGGTCTGACCGTTCTTCGGGCCctaaag CTGGCTCAGGAGGGCCTGGTGAACCAATCAGACGCCAGGCTGCTGCATGGGAttggagagagggtgaggaCGCTGGTCCAGTCATACTTCAGGAGTCACTCACCACTCTACTTCTCCTACACACACTTAGTCTGTCGCTCGGCCATCAAGG ggCATCAGGAGGGCAGGTTGGATCTCTCTCACCCAGTTCATGTTGATAACTGTATACTGGAGCCTGAAACCAGACAGTGCTGGAGAGAACCTCCAGCATTCACTCACAGAGATctgag TGCTGTTTTGTACTTGAATGAAGACTTTGAGGGAGGAGATTTCTTCTTCACTGACCGCGATGCAAAAACGGTCACG gCAAAAGTGAGGCCAGGTTGTGGGCGTCTGGTGGGGTTCTCCTCGGGTCCAGTTAATCCTCATGGTGTCACTGCAGTGACGGCAGGACGGCGCTGTGCTCTGGCCCTCTGGTTCACCACTGAGAAACTCcacagagacagg gagcgGGAACAGGCGGAGTCTCTGTGGGAAGCAGATGGACAGAGCGTggtgaaaaaagaacagaaggatGGAGAGCGAACCGGTGCACCTGCACGCAGTGGGAGGAGTCAAGGTGCCCAGGGGAGgagcaaagagagggagagagttaggAGCGGGCGGGACGAGCTGTGA
- the usp5 gene encoding ubiquitin carboxyl-terminal hydrolase 5 isoform X3, with amino-acid sequence MAEVSEILMSVLSTIRVPRPGDRVHKDECALSFATPESEGGLYVCMNSFLGFGSKYVERHHLRTGQRAYLHITRTRKTQKEDENNSGSGDPPKKKPTRLAIGIEGGFDVEREQYEEEVKVVLFPDRQEVTKEDLATMPDVVRDRVMLSINGLMAADSVSHTLQVQQWDGEVRQESKHAADLKQLDNGIKIPPSGWRCEVCDLQENLWMNLTDGKVLCGRRYFDGSGGNNHALEHFQQTGYPLAVKLGTITPDGADVYSYEEDDMVLDPKLPEHLTHFGIDMMTMEKTERTMTELEIAVNQRVGEWEVIQESGTALKPLWGPGLTGMKNLGNSCYLNSVVQVLFTIPDFQDKYVSNIDKILDEAPSDPTQDFKTQVAKLGHGLLSGEYSTDPGDDPSAEHRDDQVGIAPRMFKNLVGRGHPEFSTNRQQDAQEFLLHFINMVERNCRSGLNPSEAFRFLVEERIVCQQSQKAKYTQRVDYIVQLPVPMDQATNTEELQEAERRREEAEAAGTPPPPIPRAKIPFAACLAALSEPETLTDFWSSAVQTKTTATKTTRFASFPDHLVIQIKKFTFGLDWVPKKLDVSIDVPDTLDLSALRATGQQPGEELLPEVAPPPLMTPDVEVKAPVLDDSTVIQLCEMGFPLEACRKAVYYTGNTGIDAAMSWVMGHMEDPDFAAPLVLPGSSSAPGTTPTESVSEEHLATIVSMGFSRDQATRALRATSNVLERAVDWIFSHLDDLESMDVSEGGRSEGASEGSRDPPPGPRVRDGPGKYELFAFISHMGTSTMCGHYVCHIKKDQQWVIFNDQKVCASEKPPKDLGYLYFYRRVAE; translated from the exons ATGGCTGAAGTTAGTGAGATATTGATGTCGGTTCTGTCCACGATTCGGGTTCCGAGGCCCGGAGACCGCGTCCATAAAGACGAATGCGCGCTGTCATTCGCTACCCCG gagAGCGAGGgcggtttgtatgtgtgtatgaacagtTTTCTGGGCTTTGGAAGTAAGTATGTGGAGAGACACCATCTAAGAACCGGACAGAGGGCGTATCTGCACATCACCCGAACCCGCAAAACTCAG AAAGAAGATGAGAACAACTCAGGGTCAGGTGACCCTCCCAAGAAGAAGCCCACCAGATTGGCCATAG ggataGAGGGAGGTTTTGATGTGGAGCGGGAGCAGTatgaggaggaggtgaaagTTGTCCTCTtcccagacagacaggaagtgacAAAAGAGGACTTGGCCACCATGCCGGAcgttgtgagagacaga GTGATGCTGTCGATCAACGGGCTGATGGCGGCAGACTCAGTGTCTCACACCCTGCAGGTGCAGCAGTGGGACGGGGAGGTGAGACAGGAGTCCAAACATGCGGCAGACCTCAAACAGCTGGATAACGGCATCAAAATACCACCCAG tgggtggagatgtgaagtgtgtgacCTGCAGGAGAACCTGTGGATGAACCTGACGGATGGGAAGGTTTTGTGTGGGCGGAGGTATTTTGACGGCTCTGGGGGAAATAACCACGCCCTGGAGCACTTCCAGCAGACTGGATATCCACTGGCTGTCAAACTGGGAACCATTACACCTGATGGAGCAG ACGTGTACTCTTATGAGGAAGATGACATGGTGTTGGACCCTAAGCTGCCAGAACACCTCACCCACTTTGGTATCGACATGATGACGATGGAAAAG ACGGAGCGGACGATGACGGAGCTGGAGATAGCGGTGAACCAGCGTGTCGGGGAGTGGGAGGTGATCCAGGAGTCCGGCACGGCACTCAAGCCCCTGTGGGGTCCGGGACTGACGGGCATGAAGAACCTGGGAAACAGCTGCTACCTCAACTCTGTCGTCCAAGTGCTCTTCACCATCCCAGACTTCCAGGACAA GTACGTCTCAAATATCGACAAGATCCTCGACGAGGCCCCCAGCGACCCCACACAGGACTTTAAAACTCAAGT agccaaACTGGGTCATGGTTTACTCTCTGGTGAATATTCCACTGACCCTGGTGATGACCCCAGTGCAGAACACAGG GATGACCAGGTTGGCATAGCGCCGCGCATGTTCAAAAACCTGGTTGGGCGGGGCCACCCTGAGTTCTCCACCAATCGGCAGCAAGATGCCCAAGAGTTCCTACTGCACTTTATCAATATGGTGGAG agaaactGCCGGTCAGGACTGAATCCGTCGGAGGCGTTCCGTTTCCTGGTGGAGGAGAGAATCGTCTGTCAGCAGTCACAGAAGGCCAAATACACCCAGAGAGTGGACTACATTGTCCAGCTGCCTGTGCCCATGGACCAGGCCACAAACACAG AGGAGCTCCAGGAGGCGGAGCGTCGGCGTGAGGAGGCGGAGGCTGCGGGAACCCCGCCCCCTCCCATTCCTCGTGCTAAAATCCCATTCGCTGCCTGTTTGGCAGCTCTCAGTGAAccagagacactgacagactTTTGGAGCTCCGCAGTCCAAACCAAAACCACTGCCACCAA gacgACCCGGTTTGCCTCCTTCCCTGACCACCTGGTCATTCAGATTAAGAAGTTTACCTTTGGCCTCGACTGGGTCCCCAAAAAACTGG ATGTGAGCATAGATGTTCCTGACACGTTGGATCTGAGCGCGCTCCGCGCCACTGGACAGCAGCCAGGGGAGGAGCTTCTGCCCGAGGTGGCCCCGCCCCCTCTCATGACCCCCGACGTGGAGGTCAAAG cccctgTGCTGGATGACTCTACGGTGATCCAGCTCTGTGAGATGGGTTTCCCACTGGAGGCCTGCAGGAAGGCTGTGTACTATACTGGGAACACTGGAATCGATGCTGCCATGAGCTGGGTGATGGGACACATGGAAGACCCAG ATTTCGCCGCCCCCTTGGTGTTGCCAGGCAGCAGCTCCGCCCCGGGGACAACGCCCACGGAAAGCGTATCAGAGGAGCACCTGGCAACCATCGTTTCTATGGGCTTCAGTCGAGACCAGGCCACACGCGCCCTCCGTGCCACG agtaaCGTGCTGGAGCGGGCAGTGGATTGGATCTTTTCTCATCTGGATGATTTGGAGTCCATGGACGTGTCTGAGGGGGGGCGTTCTGAGGGGGCCAGTGAGGGGAGTCGGGACCCACCACCCGGACCCCGCGTCAGAGACGGGCCTGGGA agTATGAGTTGTTTGCCTTTATCAGTCACATGGGCACGAGTACAATGTGTGGACACTACGTCTGTCACATCAAAAAGGACCAACA GTGGGTAAT
- the usp5 gene encoding ubiquitin carboxyl-terminal hydrolase 5 isoform X2, protein MAEVSEILMSVLSTIRVPRPGDRVHKDECALSFATPESEGGLYVCMNSFLGFGSKYVERHHLRTGQRAYLHITRTRKTQKEDENNSGSGDPPKKKPTRLAIGIEGGFDVEREQYEEEVKVVLFPDRQEVTKEDLATMPDVVRDRVMLSINGLMAADSVSHTLQVQQWDGEVRQESKHAADLKQLDNGIKIPPSGWRCEVCDLQENLWMNLTDGKVLCGRRYFDGSGGNNHALEHFQQTGYPLAVKLGTITPDGADVYSYEEDDMVLDPKLPEHLTHFGIDMMTMEKTERTMTELEIAVNQRVGEWEVIQESGTALKPLWGPGLTGMKNLGNSCYLNSVVQVLFTIPDFQDKYVSNIDKILDEAPSDPTQDFKTQVAKLGHGLLSGEYSTDPGDDPSAEHRDDQVGIAPRMFKNLVGRGHPEFSTNRQQDAQEFLLHFINMVERNCRSGLNPSEAFRFLVEERIVCQQSQKAKYTQRVDYIVQLPVPMDQATNTEELQEAERRREEAEAAGTPPPPIPRAKIPFAACLAALSEPETLTDFWSSAVQTKTTATKTTRFASFPDHLVIQIKKFTFGLDWVPKKLDVSIDVPDTLDLSALRATGQQPGEELLPEVAPPPLMTPDVEVKGILGSHGNEEDDSLYSPLLCQSVSPVLDDSTVIQLCEMGFPLEACRKAVYYTGNTGIDAAMSWVMGHMEDPDFAAPLVLPGSSSAPGTTPTESVSEEHLATIVSMGFSRDQATRALRATSNVLERAVDWIFSHLDDLESMDVSEGGRSEGASEGSRDPPPGPRVRDGPGKYELFAFISHMGTSTMCGHYVCHIKKDQQWVIFNDQKVCASEKPPKDLGYLYFYRRVAE, encoded by the exons ATGGCTGAAGTTAGTGAGATATTGATGTCGGTTCTGTCCACGATTCGGGTTCCGAGGCCCGGAGACCGCGTCCATAAAGACGAATGCGCGCTGTCATTCGCTACCCCG gagAGCGAGGgcggtttgtatgtgtgtatgaacagtTTTCTGGGCTTTGGAAGTAAGTATGTGGAGAGACACCATCTAAGAACCGGACAGAGGGCGTATCTGCACATCACCCGAACCCGCAAAACTCAG AAAGAAGATGAGAACAACTCAGGGTCAGGTGACCCTCCCAAGAAGAAGCCCACCAGATTGGCCATAG ggataGAGGGAGGTTTTGATGTGGAGCGGGAGCAGTatgaggaggaggtgaaagTTGTCCTCTtcccagacagacaggaagtgacAAAAGAGGACTTGGCCACCATGCCGGAcgttgtgagagacaga GTGATGCTGTCGATCAACGGGCTGATGGCGGCAGACTCAGTGTCTCACACCCTGCAGGTGCAGCAGTGGGACGGGGAGGTGAGACAGGAGTCCAAACATGCGGCAGACCTCAAACAGCTGGATAACGGCATCAAAATACCACCCAG tgggtggagatgtgaagtgtgtgacCTGCAGGAGAACCTGTGGATGAACCTGACGGATGGGAAGGTTTTGTGTGGGCGGAGGTATTTTGACGGCTCTGGGGGAAATAACCACGCCCTGGAGCACTTCCAGCAGACTGGATATCCACTGGCTGTCAAACTGGGAACCATTACACCTGATGGAGCAG ACGTGTACTCTTATGAGGAAGATGACATGGTGTTGGACCCTAAGCTGCCAGAACACCTCACCCACTTTGGTATCGACATGATGACGATGGAAAAG ACGGAGCGGACGATGACGGAGCTGGAGATAGCGGTGAACCAGCGTGTCGGGGAGTGGGAGGTGATCCAGGAGTCCGGCACGGCACTCAAGCCCCTGTGGGGTCCGGGACTGACGGGCATGAAGAACCTGGGAAACAGCTGCTACCTCAACTCTGTCGTCCAAGTGCTCTTCACCATCCCAGACTTCCAGGACAA GTACGTCTCAAATATCGACAAGATCCTCGACGAGGCCCCCAGCGACCCCACACAGGACTTTAAAACTCAAGT agccaaACTGGGTCATGGTTTACTCTCTGGTGAATATTCCACTGACCCTGGTGATGACCCCAGTGCAGAACACAGG GATGACCAGGTTGGCATAGCGCCGCGCATGTTCAAAAACCTGGTTGGGCGGGGCCACCCTGAGTTCTCCACCAATCGGCAGCAAGATGCCCAAGAGTTCCTACTGCACTTTATCAATATGGTGGAG agaaactGCCGGTCAGGACTGAATCCGTCGGAGGCGTTCCGTTTCCTGGTGGAGGAGAGAATCGTCTGTCAGCAGTCACAGAAGGCCAAATACACCCAGAGAGTGGACTACATTGTCCAGCTGCCTGTGCCCATGGACCAGGCCACAAACACAG AGGAGCTCCAGGAGGCGGAGCGTCGGCGTGAGGAGGCGGAGGCTGCGGGAACCCCGCCCCCTCCCATTCCTCGTGCTAAAATCCCATTCGCTGCCTGTTTGGCAGCTCTCAGTGAAccagagacactgacagactTTTGGAGCTCCGCAGTCCAAACCAAAACCACTGCCACCAA gacgACCCGGTTTGCCTCCTTCCCTGACCACCTGGTCATTCAGATTAAGAAGTTTACCTTTGGCCTCGACTGGGTCCCCAAAAAACTGG ATGTGAGCATAGATGTTCCTGACACGTTGGATCTGAGCGCGCTCCGCGCCACTGGACAGCAGCCAGGGGAGGAGCTTCTGCCCGAGGTGGCCCCGCCCCCTCTCATGACCCCCGACGTGGAGGTCAAAGGTATCCTGGGTTCCCACGGCAACGAGGAGGACGACTCTCTCTACTCCCCACtgctgtgtcagtctgtct cccctgTGCTGGATGACTCTACGGTGATCCAGCTCTGTGAGATGGGTTTCCCACTGGAGGCCTGCAGGAAGGCTGTGTACTATACTGGGAACACTGGAATCGATGCTGCCATGAGCTGGGTGATGGGACACATGGAAGACCCAG ATTTCGCCGCCCCCTTGGTGTTGCCAGGCAGCAGCTCCGCCCCGGGGACAACGCCCACGGAAAGCGTATCAGAGGAGCACCTGGCAACCATCGTTTCTATGGGCTTCAGTCGAGACCAGGCCACACGCGCCCTCCGTGCCACG agtaaCGTGCTGGAGCGGGCAGTGGATTGGATCTTTTCTCATCTGGATGATTTGGAGTCCATGGACGTGTCTGAGGGGGGGCGTTCTGAGGGGGCCAGTGAGGGGAGTCGGGACCCACCACCCGGACCCCGCGTCAGAGACGGGCCTGGGA agTATGAGTTGTTTGCCTTTATCAGTCACATGGGCACGAGTACAATGTGTGGACACTACGTCTGTCACATCAAAAAGGACCAACA GTGGGTAAT